A genomic stretch from Dama dama isolate Ldn47 chromosome 10, ASM3311817v1, whole genome shotgun sequence includes:
- the TMEM186 gene encoding transmembrane protein 186 isoform X2 → MAALLRAVARSPGPAAWGRPLHRLCCYGGQNPRRGLGSGTPPSKEKPPGPEAEKFQMVYRFDAIKAFGYLSRLKVTQTALTVAALPPGLYCYSQGLMPFSSLCLAGGVAGFALAMLYWMSHFFRRLVGILYVNEAGTVLRVAHLTFWGRRQDTYCPVADVIPMTESRDRPQELFVRIQQYSGKQTFYLTLRYGRVLDQDRFTQVFGMLDALK, encoded by the exons ATG GCTGCCCTCCTCCGAGCTGTGGCGCGGTCGCCAGGGCCAGCCGCGTGGGGCAGGCCCCTCCACCGGCTGTGCTGCTACGGTGGGCAGAATCCCAGGAGGGGGTTGGGAAGCGGGACGCCCCCCTCCAAAGAGAAGCCACCGGGCCCAGAGGCGGAGAAGTTTCAGATGGTGTACCGGTTCGACGCCATCAAGGCCTTCGGGTACCTGTCTCGGCTGAAGGTGACACAGACGGCCCTGACGGTGGCCGCCCTGCCGCCGGGCCTCTACTGCTATTCCCAGGGCCTCATGCCCTTCAGCTCTTTGTGCCTGGCGGGCGGGGTCGCCGGCTTCGCCCTGGCCATGTTGTACTGGATGAGCCATTTCTTCCGGAGGCTGGTGGGCATCCTGTACGTGAACGAGGCAGGCACTGTGCTGCGGGTGGCCCACCTGACCTTCTGGGGCCGGCGACAGGACACCTACTGCCCCGTGGCCGACGTGATCCCCATGACGGAGAGCCGGGATCGGCCCCAAGAGCTGTTCGTGCGGATCCAGCAGTACAGCGGGAAACAGACCTTCTACCTCACCCTGCGCTACGGGCGCGTCCTGGACCAAGACCGGTTTACGCAGGTGTTCGGGATGCTGGACGCGCTCAAGTGA
- the TMEM186 gene encoding transmembrane protein 186 isoform X1 gives MVSLSPFQAALLRAVARSPGPAAWGRPLHRLCCYGGQNPRRGLGSGTPPSKEKPPGPEAEKFQMVYRFDAIKAFGYLSRLKVTQTALTVAALPPGLYCYSQGLMPFSSLCLAGGVAGFALAMLYWMSHFFRRLVGILYVNEAGTVLRVAHLTFWGRRQDTYCPVADVIPMTESRDRPQELFVRIQQYSGKQTFYLTLRYGRVLDQDRFTQVFGMLDALK, from the coding sequence ATGGTCTCCCTGTCTCCCTTCCAGGCTGCCCTCCTCCGAGCTGTGGCGCGGTCGCCAGGGCCAGCCGCGTGGGGCAGGCCCCTCCACCGGCTGTGCTGCTACGGTGGGCAGAATCCCAGGAGGGGGTTGGGAAGCGGGACGCCCCCCTCCAAAGAGAAGCCACCGGGCCCAGAGGCGGAGAAGTTTCAGATGGTGTACCGGTTCGACGCCATCAAGGCCTTCGGGTACCTGTCTCGGCTGAAGGTGACACAGACGGCCCTGACGGTGGCCGCCCTGCCGCCGGGCCTCTACTGCTATTCCCAGGGCCTCATGCCCTTCAGCTCTTTGTGCCTGGCGGGCGGGGTCGCCGGCTTCGCCCTGGCCATGTTGTACTGGATGAGCCATTTCTTCCGGAGGCTGGTGGGCATCCTGTACGTGAACGAGGCAGGCACTGTGCTGCGGGTGGCCCACCTGACCTTCTGGGGCCGGCGACAGGACACCTACTGCCCCGTGGCCGACGTGATCCCCATGACGGAGAGCCGGGATCGGCCCCAAGAGCTGTTCGTGCGGATCCAGCAGTACAGCGGGAAACAGACCTTCTACCTCACCCTGCGCTACGGGCGCGTCCTGGACCAAGACCGGTTTACGCAGGTGTTCGGGATGCTGGACGCGCTCAAGTGA